The following coding sequences lie in one Caproicibacterium argilliputei genomic window:
- a CDS encoding DEAD/DEAH box helicase, with protein sequence MKYEPHEYQKYAVEYIETHLVAAIFLDCGLGKTSITLTAVGDLLFDSFEVHRVLVIAPLRVARDTWTAEADKWDHLQNLICSVAVGTEAQRKAALMRKADIYIINRENVQWLIDESGIPFDFDMVVIDELSSFKNHQTKRFKSLLKVRPKVSRIVGLTGTPASNGLMDLWAEFRILDMGQRLGRFITKYRTDYFTPDKRNGQIIYSYKPLPYAEDAIYRQISDITISMKSADHLQMPELVSSEYTVQLSEDEREKYTDLKQELVLSLGDAEITAANAASLSGKLYQMANGAIYDDSGETIQIHDRKLDALEDIIEAANGKPLLVAYWFKHDLTRISERLQKLHTPFSLLDDSASIRRWNNGEFPVALIHPASAGHGLNLQSGGSTIVWFGLTWSLELYQQTNARLWRQGQTAKTVVVQHIITKDTIDDRIMKALSQKEHTQTALIDAVKADLKI encoded by the coding sequence GTGGAGTACATCGAGACACACCTTGTCGCCGCTATCTTCCTGGACTGCGGTCTTGGGAAAACCAGCATCACACTGACAGCCGTAGGTGATCTGCTGTTTGACAGTTTCGAGGTTCACAGGGTGCTGGTCATCGCACCTCTGCGTGTAGCACGAGACACATGGACGGCTGAAGCAGATAAGTGGGATCATCTCCAGAACCTCATCTGCTCCGTAGCTGTCGGCACTGAGGCGCAACGCAAAGCGGCGCTGATGCGGAAGGCTGACATTTATATCATCAACCGGGAAAACGTCCAATGGCTCATTGATGAGAGCGGTATTCCCTTTGACTTCGACATGGTGGTGATCGATGAGCTGTCCTCCTTCAAGAATCACCAGACAAAGCGGTTTAAGTCGCTGTTAAAGGTCAGACCCAAGGTGAGCCGCATCGTAGGGCTGACCGGCACTCCCGCATCCAATGGTCTGATGGATCTGTGGGCGGAGTTCCGCATCCTGGACATGGGACAGCGATTGGGCAGGTTTATCACAAAGTACCGCACCGATTATTTCACGCCAGATAAACGAAACGGCCAAATCATCTACTCCTACAAGCCCCTGCCGTATGCGGAAGATGCCATCTACCGGCAGATTTCGGACATCACCATTTCTATGAAGTCTGCTGACCACCTGCAAATGCCGGAGCTGGTCAGCAGCGAATACACAGTCCAGCTTTCCGAGGATGAGCGGGAAAAATACACGGACTTGAAACAGGAGCTGGTGCTGTCGCTGGGTGATGCGGAGATCACCGCCGCCAATGCCGCCTCCCTCTCCGGCAAGCTCTACCAGATGGCGAACGGTGCAATCTATGATGACAGCGGCGAGACCATTCAAATCCACGACCGCAAGCTGGATGCGCTAGAGGACATCATCGAGGCGGCAAACGGCAAGCCGCTTCTGGTGGCTTACTGGTTCAAGCATGACCTGACTCGTATTTCGGAAAGACTGCAAAAGCTGCATACCCCGTTCTCCCTGCTGGATGATTCCGCCAGTATCCGCAGATGGAACAATGGCGAGTTCCCGGTGGCGCTGATCCATCCGGCATCGGCGGGACATGGGCTGAATCTCCAGAGCGGCGGCTCGACCATCGTGTGGTTTGGCCTGACGTGGAGCCTGGAACTTTACCAGCAGACCAACGCACGGCTCTGGCGGCAGGGACAGACCGCAAAAACAGTGGTAGTTCAGCACATTATCACAAAGGATACCATTGACGACCGCATCATGAAAGCCCTCTCCCAAAAGGAGCATACCCAGACGGCTCTGATTGACGCCGTAAAAGCGGACTTGAAAATCTGA
- a CDS encoding virulence protein, producing MEIRFNRTGAERKALVTAIGEILEMKPKYCGMPSAAYRIGTFHVDKSGTVSFDERQCGADVEALLHALADRGFTAERAPDSVVEEEGGDMSEQADEAAGNAPQGETSGLTVTVPRDTLSDTAIENLKRIAASKSALLKKALGTDSLRIEVSDEQVSFPWFAQTDGDSVEAYTHLVAALCEMARQAKRVTATEKETENEKYAFRCFLLRLGFIGTEYKAERKILLKNLTGSSAFKNGGADHALSE from the coding sequence ATGGAAATAAGGTTCAATCGAACGGGCGCGGAGCGAAAAGCGCTGGTCACGGCAATCGGAGAGATTTTAGAAATGAAGCCGAAATACTGCGGAATGCCGAGCGCGGCCTATCGTATCGGCACTTTCCATGTTGACAAAAGCGGAACGGTTTCCTTTGATGAGCGGCAATGCGGCGCTGATGTTGAAGCCCTCCTCCACGCCCTTGCGGACAGGGGCTTCACCGCCGAAAGGGCGCCCGACAGCGTTGTGGAAGAAGAGGGCGGGGACATGTCCGAACAAGCGGACGAAGCCGCAGGAAATGCGCCGCAGGGCGAAACGTCGGGGCTTACAGTGACGGTTCCGAGAGATACCCTTTCGGATACGGCCATTGAGAACCTAAAAAGAATTGCGGCTTCCAAATCCGCTTTGCTGAAAAAGGCGCTCGGAACAGACAGCCTCCGGATTGAAGTATCCGATGAGCAGGTGTCCTTCCCCTGGTTCGCACAGACGGATGGGGATTCTGTAGAGGCATATACCCACCTCGTTGCGGCGCTTTGCGAAATGGCAAGGCAGGCCAAGCGTGTGACTGCCACAGAAAAGGAAACCGAAAACGAGAAGTACGCATTCCGCTGTTTTCTCCTCCGGCTGGGATTTATCGGAACGGAATACAAAGCAGAACGAAAAATCCTGCTGAAAAACCTCACGGGTTCCTCAGCGTTTAAGAATGGAGGTGCTGACCATGCGCTTTCCGAGTAA
- the dcm gene encoding DNA cytosine methyltransferase produces the protein MKPNLTLGSLFDGSGGFPLGGLISGIAPLWASEIEPFPIRVTTKRLPVMKHYGDVSKMHGDKVEPVDIITFGSPCQDMSIAGKRIGLDGSRSNLFYEAVRIVKEMRCATNGKYPRYIVWENVPGAFSSNKGADFQSVLEEICSVKGYKIDTPRPAKWTNAGEILADDFSLALRVFDAQYWGVPQRRKRIYLVADFAGGCAGKILFESEGVSGYPPQGFRSWQGTAGTAEKSAGAAGAICLNDQGGERLDITEDVTCTLRAEAHHPPCVMGSAGFCTEHSAHSRSIGYEAEKSPTLRAGTVPAAVYENHSQDTRYTGPLDIAPAVNATYGTGGNNQPFVVETPKTLKIRSGCEGGGKGALIQENKSATLSCNNDQTVFVPFVKGTRPHSPDEGQQWKNSDTANTLNTHDVGESRCNELAVKVYGICSKQSHSMLSDNPHSGFYEADTSRCLDANGGNPACNQGGMAVVAVQGSMIGRSDKNGPQGSGVNEDVSFTLDAADRHAVAYCMTTGSYAQALKEQSPTLMARDYKDPPVVNETEPCYIVRRLTPTECARLQGFPDWWCDNLGTENPTAEDIAFWTDVFETHRTVMGTSSKPKTRNQIVNWLKNPHSDSAEYKMWGNGVALPNVVFVLSGIVYYAQLDGA, from the coding sequence ATGAAACCTAACCTGACGCTCGGTTCTCTCTTTGACGGTTCGGGAGGATTCCCGTTAGGCGGCTTGATTTCCGGGATTGCTCCTCTGTGGGCTTCGGAAATCGAGCCGTTTCCAATAAGGGTAACCACAAAGCGGCTGCCCGTTATGAAACACTATGGTGATGTATCAAAAATGCACGGTGATAAAGTCGAGCCTGTGGATATCATCACCTTCGGTTCTCCCTGTCAAGATATGAGCATTGCAGGAAAAAGAATCGGGCTTGACGGCTCACGAAGTAATCTGTTTTATGAAGCCGTCCGAATCGTAAAGGAAATGAGGTGTGCCACTAATGGAAAATATCCCCGATACATCGTCTGGGAGAACGTCCCCGGCGCGTTCAGTTCAAACAAGGGTGCTGACTTCCAGTCCGTCCTCGAAGAAATCTGCTCCGTCAAGGGATACAAAATTGATACTCCTCGACCTGCGAAGTGGACGAATGCCGGAGAGATTTTGGCGGACGATTTCAGTCTCGCATTGCGGGTATTTGATGCGCAGTACTGGGGAGTGCCCCAACGAAGAAAACGCATCTATCTTGTCGCAGATTTTGCAGGCGGATGTGCCGGAAAAATACTATTTGAGTCCGAAGGCGTGTCTGGGTATCCTCCGCAGGGCTTCCGCTCGTGGCAAGGAACTGCCGGAACTGCTGAAAAAAGCGCTGGAGCGGCAGGCGCAATCTGCTTAAACGACCAAGGCGGAGAACGCTTGGACATAACAGAGGATGTGACCTGCACGCTGCGGGCGGAGGCGCACCACCCTCCCTGCGTGATGGGTTCCGCTGGATTTTGCACGGAGCATTCCGCACACAGCCGTTCAATCGGCTATGAAGCGGAAAAATCCCCTACGCTCCGTGCCGGAACGGTTCCGGCGGCGGTTTATGAGAACCACAGCCAGGATACGAGATACACAGGTCCACTGGACATTGCGCCTGCCGTAAATGCCACCTACGGTACTGGCGGGAACAACCAGCCCTTTGTGGTGGAAACCCCAAAGACGCTGAAAATCCGAAGCGGCTGTGAGGGCGGCGGCAAGGGTGCCTTGATTCAGGAAAACAAATCCGCAACGCTCTCCTGCAACAATGACCAGACAGTGTTTGTACCGTTCGTGAAAGGCACCCGTCCGCATTCTCCCGATGAGGGGCAGCAGTGGAAAAATTCCGATACGGCGAACACGCTGAACACACACGATGTCGGAGAATCACGGTGCAACGAACTGGCGGTCAAGGTTTATGGCATCTGCTCCAAGCAGAGTCACTCCATGCTGTCGGATAATCCCCACAGCGGTTTCTATGAAGCGGACACTTCCAGGTGCCTTGATGCGAACGGCGGCAACCCCGCCTGCAATCAAGGCGGCATGGCGGTGGTGGCAGTGCAGGGCTCCATGATCGGAAGATCTGACAAAAACGGCCCTCAGGGCAGCGGTGTGAATGAAGATGTGTCCTTTACGCTGGACGCCGCCGACCGTCACGCTGTGGCATACTGCATGACCACCGGCTCCTATGCTCAGGCATTAAAGGAGCAATCCCCAACGCTGATGGCGCGGGATTATAAGGACCCGCCTGTTGTCAACGAAACGGAGCCTTGTTACATTGTCCGCAGACTGACACCGACCGAGTGCGCAAGACTGCAGGGATTCCCGGACTGGTGGTGCGATAACCTTGGCACAGAAAATCCGACTGCTGAGGATATTGCATTCTGGACGGATGTGTTTGAAACGCATCGGACGGTTATGGGAACATCCTCCAAGCCGAAGACCAGAAACCAGATTGTGAACTGGCTGAAAAACCCGCATTCTGATTCTGCCGAATATAAGATGTGGGGCAACGGCGTGGCGCTTCCCAACGTGGTGTTTGTGCTTTCCGGCATTGTGTATTACGCACAGCTTGATGGCGCATGA
- a CDS encoding DUF4314 domain-containing protein has protein sequence MRFPSKEIVERVRREYPAGTRVELIKMDDAQAPPVGTKGTVMGVDDTGSLLMRWDNGSSLNVVYGEDIAKKLDTVTTICGREKKVWDSRKEAADFFLEAIAGSEGAECERYTTIYTKLVSGLEVCSDDADD, from the coding sequence ATGCGCTTTCCGAGTAAAGAAATTGTCGAGCGCGTGCGCAGGGAATATCCTGCCGGCACCCGCGTGGAGCTTATTAAAATGGACGATGCGCAGGCCCCGCCCGTCGGCACAAAAGGCACGGTTATGGGCGTAGATGATACCGGCTCCCTTCTCATGCGATGGGACAACGGCAGTAGTCTGAATGTGGTCTACGGCGAGGATATCGCAAAGAAGCTCGATACCGTCACGACTATCTGCGGCAGAGAGAAAAAGGTGTGGGATTCCCGTAAGGAAGCCGCCGACTTTTTCCTTGAGGCTATCGCAGGCTCGGAAGGTGCGGAATGCGAACGCTATACCACCATCTACACCAAATTGGTATCTGGACTGGAGGTGTGCAGCGATGACGCAGACGATTAA
- a CDS encoding site-specific DNA-methyltransferase, producing MNTQRLEQVPIDKLVPYARNARTHSKEQIAQLRSSLREFGFVSPAVIDHDYNILVGHGRIKAAREEGYETVPCVFAENLTDAQKRAYILADNQLALKAGWDEEMLSVELSDLQDNAFDLSLLGFDEKELEKLLGGGTDKDIEDDDFDLSAALEKASFVEPGDIWTVGRHRLMCGDATSADNVAKLMDGKRANLILTDPPYGVSFKASDGLSIQNDSLKGEEFYNFLLSAFKNMADHLEKGGVAYCFHADTEGLNFRKAFIDAGFHLAGVCIWVKNALVLGRSDYQWQHEPVLYGFLQNGRHPWYADRRQTTIWNYDKPKRNKDHPTSKPLDLLGYPIQNSSQENAVVIDTFGGSGSTLMACEQLNRTCMMMELDPKYASVILRRYVENTSDTDNVYVVRNSEKLMYADLVKEVELPDET from the coding sequence ATGAACACGCAAAGATTAGAACAAGTGCCCATTGATAAGCTGGTGCCCTATGCCCGGAACGCCCGGACGCACAGCAAGGAGCAGATTGCACAGCTGAGAAGCTCCCTGCGGGAATTCGGATTTGTTTCTCCCGCGGTCATCGACCACGACTATAACATTCTTGTAGGCCACGGCAGAATCAAAGCCGCCCGCGAGGAAGGCTACGAAACCGTTCCCTGCGTATTCGCCGAGAACCTTACGGACGCTCAAAAACGGGCGTATATCCTTGCCGACAACCAGCTGGCGCTGAAAGCCGGATGGGACGAGGAAATGCTGTCGGTCGAATTGTCCGACCTGCAGGATAACGCATTCGACCTCTCGCTTCTCGGCTTTGATGAAAAGGAGCTTGAGAAATTACTGGGCGGCGGAACCGATAAGGACATCGAGGATGACGACTTCGACCTGAGCGCCGCTTTGGAAAAGGCATCCTTTGTAGAGCCGGGCGATATCTGGACAGTCGGACGGCACAGGCTGATGTGCGGCGATGCCACCTCCGCCGATAATGTGGCAAAGCTCATGGACGGAAAGCGTGCAAACCTCATCCTGACCGACCCGCCCTACGGCGTTTCCTTTAAGGCATCGGACGGCTTAAGCATCCAGAACGACAGCCTGAAGGGCGAGGAATTCTACAACTTCCTGCTCTCGGCTTTCAAAAACATGGCGGACCATCTTGAAAAGGGCGGCGTAGCCTATTGTTTTCATGCGGACACCGAGGGACTGAATTTCAGAAAGGCGTTTATTGATGCCGGATTCCATTTGGCAGGCGTCTGCATCTGGGTCAAAAACGCGCTCGTGTTGGGACGCTCCGATTACCAATGGCAGCACGAGCCTGTGCTCTACGGCTTCCTGCAAAACGGCCGGCATCCGTGGTACGCTGACCGCAGGCAGACCACCATCTGGAATTACGACAAGCCAAAGCGGAACAAGGATCACCCGACGTCAAAGCCGCTTGATCTGCTCGGCTATCCGATTCAGAACTCCTCGCAGGAAAATGCCGTCGTCATCGACACATTCGGCGGTTCCGGCTCCACGCTGATGGCTTGTGAGCAGCTGAACCGCACCTGCATGATGATGGAGCTTGATCCAAAATACGCGTCCGTTATCCTCCGCAGGTATGTGGAAAACACATCCGACACGGACAATGTGTATGTAGTCCGCAACAGCGAAAAGCTGATGTATGCAGACCTTGTCAAGGAGGTGGAGCTGCCGGATGAAACCTAA
- a CDS encoding DUF7678 domain-containing protein, translated as MWSEGILTGPTTGNRYKYWVKHYEEPSETFGIDGGKISKLTIRKLNDSRDVVNYDRGWDVHCPDEYDVRAVYAAILEKYN; from the coding sequence ATGTGGAGCGAAGGCATTCTCACAGGCCCGACGACGGGCAACAGGTACAAATACTGGGTAAAGCACTATGAGGAGCCGAGCGAGACGTTCGGCATCGACGGCGGCAAAATAAGCAAACTCACCATCCGTAAGTTGAACGACAGCCGCGATGTCGTGAACTACGACAGGGGCTGGGACGTGCATTGTCCTGACGAATACGATGTCAGGGCGGTATACGCCGCCATCCTCGAAAAGTACAACTAA
- a CDS encoding P27 family phage terminase small subunit, translating into MAKDGTYRGGRRVRAGDKPAPAAEKINSGHKARIMNNDVPEFDYDELEAVDLPEGAVLEGADMPKPDEYLSAKQKNGHPLGADIIYKETWLWLKERRCENLVNKRLIESYAQAFARYIQCEDAISAFGLLGKHPTTGGVVTSPFVQMSQQYQKTANLIWYEIFDVVKQNCTEDFEGNPNDTMERLLRARKGI; encoded by the coding sequence GTGGCAAAAGACGGAACCTATCGAGGCGGCAGACGTGTCCGGGCCGGCGACAAGCCGGCTCCCGCCGCGGAGAAAATCAACAGCGGACACAAAGCAAGAATCATGAACAACGATGTGCCGGAGTTTGATTACGACGAGCTTGAGGCGGTCGACCTGCCGGAGGGCGCGGTGCTCGAAGGTGCGGATATGCCAAAGCCCGATGAATACCTGTCGGCAAAGCAGAAAAACGGTCATCCGCTCGGTGCGGACATCATCTACAAGGAAACCTGGTTGTGGCTGAAGGAACGCCGCTGCGAGAACCTTGTAAACAAACGGCTCATCGAATCCTATGCGCAGGCGTTTGCCCGGTATATCCAGTGCGAGGACGCAATCAGCGCGTTCGGTCTTTTGGGAAAACATCCGACGACCGGCGGCGTGGTGACGTCTCCGTTCGTGCAGATGTCGCAGCAGTATCAGAAAACAGCAAATCTCATCTGGTACGAAATTTTTGACGTGGTGAAACAGAACTGCACGGAAGATTTTGAGGGAAATCCGAATGACACGATGGAGCGCCTGCTCCGCGCCCGGAAAGGAATATAG
- a CDS encoding terminase large subunit has translation MRKLKKYKPTRFMAKTSRYDEKAADYAVMFIESLCHTKGTWAGKPFELIDWQEQIVRDIFGILKKNGYRQFNTAYIEIPKKQGKSELAAAVALLLTCGDGEERAEVYGCASDRNQAKIVFDVAVDMVRFCPALAKRVKILESQKKLVYKPTNSFYQVLSADVANKHGFNTHGVIFDELHTQPNRKLFDVMLQGSGDARMQPLYFLITTAGNDTNSICYEVHQKALDIQAGRKVDPTFYSVIYGAAEDEDWTDPEVWKKANPSLGITVGIDKVKAACESAKQNPGEENAFRQLRLNQWVKQSVRWMPMEKWDACAFPVCEDNLEGRVCYGGLDLSSTTDITAFVLVFPPQDEADKYSVLPYFWIPEETVALRVRRDHVPYDLWERQGLIMTTEGNVVHYGYIEKFIERLGERFNIREIAFDRWGAVQMVQNLEGMGFTVIPFGQGFKDMSPPTKELMKLVLEEKIAHGGNPVLRWNMDNIFIRTDPAGNIKADKEKSTEKIDGAVATIMGLDRAIRCGNETGESVYDTRGLLVF, from the coding sequence GTGCGAAAGCTGAAGAAATACAAGCCTACCAGATTCATGGCAAAAACCTCACGCTACGATGAAAAAGCCGCGGATTACGCTGTTATGTTCATTGAATCACTCTGCCACACCAAAGGCACCTGGGCGGGCAAGCCCTTTGAACTCATTGACTGGCAGGAGCAGATTGTAAGGGACATCTTCGGTATTTTGAAAAAGAACGGCTATCGGCAGTTCAACACGGCATATATCGAGATACCAAAGAAACAGGGAAAGTCGGAACTGGCGGCCGCGGTCGCACTGCTCCTCACCTGCGGTGACGGCGAGGAGCGCGCCGAGGTATACGGATGCGCCTCCGACCGGAATCAGGCGAAGATCGTATTTGATGTTGCCGTGGACATGGTGCGCTTTTGTCCGGCGCTTGCCAAGCGCGTGAAAATACTGGAATCGCAGAAGAAACTGGTGTATAAGCCAACCAACAGCTTCTACCAGGTGCTTTCTGCGGATGTGGCGAACAAGCACGGCTTCAATACCCATGGCGTGATATTCGATGAACTGCACACCCAGCCCAACCGAAAGCTGTTTGACGTCATGCTGCAAGGCTCCGGCGACGCAAGGATGCAGCCGCTGTATTTTTTGATTACAACGGCAGGTAATGATACAAATTCCATTTGCTATGAGGTGCATCAGAAAGCCCTTGATATCCAGGCAGGACGCAAGGTCGACCCCACCTTCTATTCCGTGATTTACGGCGCGGCGGAGGATGAGGACTGGACGGATCCGGAGGTCTGGAAGAAAGCCAATCCCTCCCTGGGCATCACGGTCGGCATCGACAAGGTGAAAGCCGCCTGTGAATCCGCGAAGCAGAATCCCGGCGAGGAGAACGCGTTCCGTCAGCTGCGTCTCAATCAGTGGGTGAAACAGTCGGTGCGCTGGATGCCGATGGAGAAATGGGACGCCTGCGCGTTCCCAGTCTGCGAGGACAACCTCGAAGGCCGCGTCTGCTACGGCGGCCTTGACCTCTCCAGCACAACGGACATTACGGCTTTTGTTCTGGTGTTCCCGCCGCAGGATGAAGCGGATAAATACAGCGTTCTCCCATATTTCTGGATACCGGAGGAAACGGTCGCTCTGCGTGTCCGCCGGGACCATGTTCCCTATGACTTATGGGAACGGCAGGGGCTTATCATGACCACGGAGGGCAATGTGGTGCATTACGGCTATATCGAGAAATTTATTGAGCGGCTCGGAGAGCGCTTCAATATCCGGGAGATTGCGTTCGACCGATGGGGCGCTGTGCAGATGGTGCAGAACCTTGAGGGCATGGGCTTTACAGTCATTCCGTTCGGGCAGGGGTTTAAGGATATGTCCCCGCCCACCAAGGAACTGATGAAGCTGGTGCTGGAAGAAAAAATCGCCCACGGCGGTAACCCTGTTCTTAGATGGAACATGGACAACATCTTCATCCGCACCGACCCCGCCGGCAACATCAAGGCGGACAAGGAGAAATCCACCGAAAAGATCGACGGCGCGGTCGCCACGATTATGGGACTGGATCGGGCTATTCGCTGCGGGAACGAAACGGGCGAGAGCGTATACGACACCAGAGGGCTTCTGGTATTTTGA
- a CDS encoding sigma factor-like helix-turn-helix DNA-binding protein, protein MTAKEYLNQARHLDALINCRLREIDYWRELSSGISGSNFEPHYNPNRPTEAPFVRCLEKIDAIQRDVAEKVAYLVCLKETINTAIDRLTSREEQLVLRYRYLDNCSWEEIAQMLNVSLRTVHRIHGSALQNFIVPD, encoded by the coding sequence ATGACAGCCAAAGAATATCTGAACCAGGCGCGGCACCTGGACGCACTCATCAACTGCCGCCTGCGTGAGATTGACTACTGGAGGGAACTATCAAGCGGCATCTCAGGCAGCAATTTTGAACCCCATTACAATCCAAACCGTCCGACAGAGGCTCCTTTCGTCAGATGCCTTGAGAAAATCGATGCAATCCAAAGGGATGTAGCGGAAAAGGTGGCATATCTGGTTTGTCTCAAGGAAACCATCAACACGGCAATCGACAGGCTCACCAGCCGTGAGGAGCAGCTGGTACTCCGTTACCGCTACCTGGACAACTGCTCTTGGGAGGAGATAGCACAGATGCTGAATGTGTCGCTTCGCACGGTGCACCGCATACACGGGTCGGCTTTGCAGAATTTTATCGTCCCGGATTGA
- a CDS encoding HNH endonuclease, with the protein MPRKPKRPCSYPGCPNLTDGQYCEEHRRLAAQQYNKYTRSPDSNRKYGRAWKRIRDRYAAAHPLCERCLKEGRLTPVEEVHHIVPVSQGGDHRESNLMSLCQSCHTKIHLEMGDRQIRG; encoded by the coding sequence ATGCCAAGGAAACCGAAACGCCCCTGCTCCTACCCCGGCTGCCCCAACCTCACGGACGGACAGTACTGTGAAGAGCATCGGCGGCTTGCCGCACAGCAGTACAACAAATACACACGCAGTCCAGACAGCAACAGGAAATACGGCAGAGCCTGGAAACGAATCCGCGACCGCTATGCTGCGGCGCATCCGCTGTGCGAGCGGTGCCTGAAGGAAGGCCGGCTGACACCCGTGGAAGAGGTTCATCACATCGTTCCCGTCTCCCAAGGTGGTGACCACAGGGAAAGCAACCTTATGAGTCTCTGCCAGTCCTGCCACACAAAAATTCATCTTGAGATGGGTGACAGACAGATCCGCGGCTGA
- a CDS encoding DUF5049 domain-containing protein, whose amino-acid sequence MTQTIKEQILEIRGTGLTNMFDVNMVQRLAYEHDFYELVTWLEEHRKEYVRFILTGEE is encoded by the coding sequence ATGACGCAGACGATTAAGGAGCAGATACTCGAAATCCGCGGCACGGGGCTTACAAATATGTTCGATGTGAACATGGTGCAGAGACTTGCCTATGAGCATGATTTCTATGAACTGGTTACATGGCTGGAGGAACACCGAAAGGAATATGTCCGTTTCATTCTGACTGGCGAGGAGTAA